One Littorina saxatilis isolate snail1 linkage group LG14, US_GU_Lsax_2.0, whole genome shotgun sequence genomic region harbors:
- the LOC138946748 gene encoding cubilin-like, giving the protein MTLVFQAMDNDYTRYTGFSAVYLVQGRECSSHDVTGSEGDLGLPDYQHDDEWPHGVCTWNITVSPDHLVQLTIDELYSYTYQSVDVNCNTSYLQVSQMTAGVETTLAKLCFDESPWLVRSTANSMTVRLVLGEEGGRNRVRFTARYKAVPPEQVITCGGQLTAMTGLLTSPNFPGNYSNQMECQWLITVDPAFTLQLDVYMIDIERPGHTGYNGYYGYFTEQCSQDSVQIRDGDSLLSPLLGGPWCGQHQYNDGYSGYYGYSDFMYPWRTTNSTGNTVLVKFVTNEQDSGQGFNITWSALCDRSITDTEGTLQSPNFPQAYPDNTDCSFRFEDSNASLAVGYSALEAGFYYVITFTAFDLEPEVNGSCVNDYIEIAENWHYTTPYSERTEPRRYCGNQIPDPVSVYAAAEIRFVSNNHTSAGGFRLNYRREQAECGPSLLTSSEGIVSSPGYPYSYPSDTNCTWTIRVAETENITLFFTHIRLGNYHSNSGDGCFSSTSGAVLSVYDGDSLQNDSTRLGVLCGTYYYGPRLSSTGNTMTLVFEAKDNDYTRFTGFSAVYLVLGRECSSQDVTGPEGDLGLPDYQHDDEWPHGVCTWNITVSPDHLVQLTIDELYSYTYQSVDVNCNTSYLQVSQMTAGVETILAKLCFDESPWLVRSTANSMTVRLVLGEEGGSTRVRFTARYKAVPPEQVITCGGQLTAMTGLLTSPNFPGNYSNQMECQWLITVDPAFTLQLDVYMIDIERPGHTGYNGFYGYFTEQCSKDSVQIRDGDSLLSPLLGGPWCGQHQYYDGYSGYGYSDVMYPWRTTNSTGNTVLIKFVSNAQDSGQGFNITWSALCDSSITDTEGTLQSPNFPQAYPDNTDCSFSFEDSNASLAVGYSALEAGYYYVITFTAFDLEPEVNGSCVNDYIEIAENWHYTTPYSERTEPRRYCGNQIPDPVSVYTAADIRFVSNNHTSAGGFHLNYRKVQAECGPSLLTSSEGIVSSPGYPYSYPSDTNCTWTIRVAETENITLFFTHTTLGSYQHHYSDDECLTRTSGAVLSVYDGESVQNDSTRLGV; this is encoded by the exons ATGACCTTGGTGTTTCAAGCCATGGACAACGACTACACCCGCTACACTGGTTTCTCCGCTGTCTACCTTGTCCAGGGTCGTG AGTGCAGCAGCCATGACGTGACGGGGTCAGAAGGGGACCTGGGCCTGCCTGACTACCAGCACGACGACGAGTGGCCCCATGGTGTGTGCACGTGGAACATCACCGTCTCCCCTGACCACCTGGTGCAGCTCACCATCGATGAGTTGTACTCATACACATACCAGTCTGTTGACGTCAACTGTAACACCAGCTATCTGCAAGTGTCTCAAATGACAGCCGGTGTGGAGACCACTTTGGCAAA GCTGTGTTTTGACGAGTCCCCGTGGCTGGTGAGATCCACAGCCAACTCCATGACAGTGAGACTGGTgctgggggaggaggggggccGGAATCGTGTCAGGTTCACTGCTCGCTACAAGGCCGTCCCACCTGAGCAAG TCATCACATGCGGGGGCCAACTGACAGCCATGACAGGATTGTTGACCTCCCCGAACTTTCCTGGTAACTATAGCAACCAGATGGAGTGTCAGTGGCTGATCACTGTTGACCCGGCCTTCACCTTGCAACTGGACGTGTACATGATTGACATTGAACGACCCGGTCACACAGGCTACAACGGTTACTATGGCTACTTCACTGAGCAATGCAGTCAAGATTCTGTGCAG ATTCGTGACGGCGACAGCCTGTTGTCTCCCCTGTTGGGAGGTCCCTGGTGCGGTCAGCACCAGTATAATGACGGGTATTCCGGGTATTACGGGTACAGTGACTTCATGTACCCTTGGCGCACCACCAACTCTACAGGAAACACAGTTCTGGTCAAGTTCGTCACCAACGAACAGGATTCTGGGCAGGGTTTTAACATCACCTGGTCTGCGC TGTGCGACAGGTCCATTACCGATACAGAGGGAACGCTGCAGTCTCCCAACTTTCCCCAAGCCTACCCTGATAACACCGACTGCTCGTTCCGCTTCGAAGACTCCAACGCCAGTCTTGCCGTGGGCTACTCTGCACTGGAAGCCGGATTTTATTACGTCATCACCTTCACGGCCTTTGACCTGGAACCGGAAGTGAACGGATCTTGCGTGAATGACTACATAGAG ATCGCAGAGAACTGGCACTACACTACTCCCTACTCCGAGCGGACCGAGCCAAGGCGTTACTGTGGAAACCAAATCCCCGACCCAGTGAGTGTCTACGCGGCTGCAGAAATACGTTTTGTATCCAACAACCACACCTCGGCTGGTGGCTTTCGTCTGAACTACCGCAGAGAGCAAGCAG AGTGTGGTCCCAGTTTGCTGACGTCATCAGAGGGTATCGTCAGCAGTCCCGGATACCCGTATTCCTACCCGAGTGACACCAACTGTACCTGGACCATCCGGGTGGCTGAGACAGAGAACATCACCCTGTTCTTCACTCACATCAGACTGGGCAACTACCACTCTAACTCAGGAGACGGGTGTTTTTCGTCGACGAGTGGGGCGGTGCTGTCTGTGTATGATGGTGACAGTTTGCAGAACGACTCAACCAGGCTTGGAGT TCTGTGTGGTACTTACTATTACGGCCCGCGACTGTCCAGTACTGGGAACACGATGACCTTGGTTTTTGAAGCCAAGGACAACGACTACACCCGCTTCACTGGTTTCTCCGCTGTCTACCTTGTCCTGGGTCGTG AGTGCAGCAGCCAGGACGTGACGGGGCCAGAAGGGGACCTGGGCCTGCCTGACTACCAGCACGACGACGAGTGGCCCCATGGTGTGTGCACGTGGAACATCACCGTCTCCCCTGACCACCTGGTGCAGCTCACCATCGATGAGTTGTACTCATACACATACCAGTCTGTTGACGTCAACTGTAACACCAGCTATCTGCAAGTGTCTCAAATGACAGCCGGCGTGGAGACAATTTTGGCAAA GCTGTGTTTTGACGAGTCCCCGTGGCTGGTGAGATCCACAGCCAACTCCATGACAGTGAGACTGGTgctgggggaggaggggggcaGCACTCGTGTCAGGTTCACTGCTCGCTACAAGGCCGTCCCACCTGAGCAAG TCATCACATGCGGGGGCCAACTGACGGCCATGACAGGACTGTTGACCTCCCCGAACTTTCCTGGTAACTATAGCAACCAGATGGAGTGTCAGTGGCTGATCACTGTTGACCCGGCCTTCACCTTGCAACTGGACGTGTACATGATTGACATTGAACGACCTGGTCACACAGGCTACAACGGTTTCTATGGCTACTTCACTGAGCAATGCAGTAAAGATTCTGTGCAG ATTCGTGACGGCGACAGCCTGTTGTCTCCCCTGTTGGGGGGTCCCTGGTGCGGTCAACACCAGTATTATGACGGGTATTCCGGGTACGGGTACAGTGACGTCATGTACCCGTGGCGCACCACCAACTCTACCGGAAACACAGTTCTGATCAAGTTTGTCAGCAACGCACAGGATTCTGGGCAGGGTTTTAACATCACCTGGTCTGCGC TGTGCGACAGCTCCATTACCGATACAGAGGGAACGCTGCAGTCTCCCAACTTTCCCCAAGCCTACCCTGATAACACCGACTGCTCGTTCAGTTTCGAAGACTCCAACGCCAGTCTTGCTGTGGGCTACTCTGCACTGGAAGCCGGATACTATTACGTCATCACATTCACGGCCTTTGACCTGGAACCGGAAGTGAACGGATCTTGCGTGAATGACTACATAGAG ATCGCAGAGAACTGGCACTACACTACTCCCTACTCCGAGCGGACCGAGCCAAGGCGTTACTGTGGAAACCAAATCCCCGACCCAGTGAGTGTCTACACGGCTGCGGACATACGTTTTGTATCCAACAACCACACCTCGGCTGGTGGCTTTCATCTCAACTACCGCAAAGTGCAAGCAG AGTGTGGTCCCAGTTTGCTGACGTCATCAGAGGGTATCGTCAGCAGTCCTGGCTACCCGTATTCCTACCCGAGTGACACCAACTGTACCTGGACCATCCGGGTGGCTGAGACAGAGAACATTACCCTGTTCTTCACTCACACCACACTGGGCAGCTACCAACACCATTACTCAGACGACGAGTGTTTGACCAGGACGAGTGGGGCGGTACTGTCTGTGTATGACGGTGAATCTGTGCAGAACGACTCAACCAGGCTTGGAGTGTGA